The Anopheles stephensi strain Indian unplaced genomic scaffold, UCI_ANSTEP_V1.0 ucontig129, whole genome shotgun sequence genome contains a region encoding:
- the LOC118515272 gene encoding uncharacterized protein LOC118515272 has translation MNLDKEIQHFHNENTIQHSKSKSVEQTPTSMERLKTPVVGTTHGTSYSLLIAMLTAVRSYHMNQVHGNFNFSITLEDPQGGKFDDIVFHRPLEKISLYMQCKHKAPTDSTTPESTTTPHTSRNQETIAQNYSTQETDAQISSAPEITLQNSTTQETVNTPILQNKKQKAEQLIVPNAFLAPKSPFSIAVHFKSFLEIDPIFSKNNYYCLCTNAVIDPDLRIEYFSEFNPSTHYIFSCYQDLDAKFYQFNIHNQWEKLNEKLRDASLSYLGTLLAKSIHGQQTMNSNTIICNLYAVLVNSIIEKSDQIIAVSSPPVQHTYKFKEAFQHADKSSALGKIREVFLTEYKKLLPKNESKDNDVWNDIRQKGIKMDLDCSMAAMEDAFNSMNNQNSYFTKVDEKIAQFYSEFVLICTPDEEILRRNAKQLLAELTDIESDIVFDTLCTSIFEVLKYKEVLEINSNYVNTTFQKLKRNIFYTQLKTSTKEYIATLEQKYPHGLIDHKWLESSCFFQFLCNKSAFGTYHYRSSVDLNISAMIILETLNVLQTQCLFIFESNYHQSKALEEILENIFEYNDSGLGSVLYIIVVLDMLVIANYNSLAEMTRRLEEKLNNHKHRLIILSPLTAKEEPSEKSLLVRDLTQEARNQIFLDNNQLYFFGSSTSIESIVQKTDKLSFMFKVLDYYAETKATDRTNVNRHNYEKIKCSYIQRDVEPYSPSRALVGHSNREIKKCFEYLKGSIGHQTYTFDEMIHAFHEPVCKPVYESVQSALAEKEEQHDITNLFDNENRNKCKVLLSEAGFGKSTYFTWLAWRIADSQPSLFVVRLNANEYCSIFDRLKEDQNQLSDSKLIQILYRLVSLALAEPNLLQEESRELGASLLCFSNGQVVLDESKTTCLPFEQLFLLRLFCSKFNAKQLVLLLDAYDEIVPDYTDIVIKCFAGFSKFDGIRNIYFSSRPYEFQDDFKKAITNCRIFQLKPFSHYHQILSLHKHLLSEVTEYEHLENNFQPAVLSAVYSTLINRLDDLVSAPLLLHLAIDSLLPIIRQHINFSSNTISRLVFSNVKLQSFEIIKSFVDKKLEILHIDKSELTMAATKNIHVNRKIKQFNKQFERVHAIMAIYVLFDKKYVDKIVSKQELLDIMEEIEQGDQKTGIIVGFKNNIPLFAHKTFAEYMAALWIFKNQHKLKDDSYFKSQMFWMRGFDRIREFFNQMVVRKNDKMDIHVAVMNKSLEEVKAIIENDASLVTARDSGGRIPLLLALQHDNHDIMLLLLETMSSINKIDLIDARDDLFHWRALDYAFVMWNKNAIKALLDFGASINISTLCAQLFSNDNDNLLIQAYHYVNQLASAEDRKHLSEYTVDHLLKERKIDINDKRERLEQSTALQYCIAKKAYELFEQFILHLDKPEEYLSSMGDQLIKAALAKNAYNIVCFLVDKFDLHPPPKQNKLSLCAALLSAIELGRMRSFKIFLEQLCLLLNIECVSDTTIVVDDAFENIKTKSSDEANDKFPKSCCVRKSKTVLLPLPEYSDKNVFEKDHLFESLLARAAHVGNVAMMNYVVQKIQKPITNRTIVTVMRLMPKGKRLIHDQSIKALKFLLHQTTDLESIDEHGRNLLHMTIQNGCFFMVQCLIEADFDRTMINKNNGWNIFHYIAASESSHNNRAFKLLELCESLEHSDLIQSVDVAGNSVYETAIIHNNFDIARDMIETTFIDSATFRKEDFVLGSVERLVEKLDEFKTVLDYFKYLFEFGDIMWMKAYSTIRASVLVI, from the coding sequence ATGAATCTGGACAAGGAAATTCAACATTTTCACAATGAAAATACGATACAGCATAGCAAGAGTAAATCAGTAGAGCAGACTCCTACATCAATGGAGAGGTTAAAGACTCCAGTCGTAGGAACGACGCATGGAACATCGTATTCTTTGCTGATAGCAATGCTGACTGCGGTGCGTAGCTATCATATGAACCAAGTTCATGGCAATTTCAACTTTAGCATCACACTCGAAGACCCACAAGGAGGCAAATTCGACGATATTGTGTTTCATAGGCCACTAGAGAAGATATCATTATACATGCAGTGCAAGCATAAGGCACCAACAGATTCCACAACTCCAGAATCTACAACCACACCGCATACGTCAAGAAATCAAGAAACCATCGCCCAAAATTATTCAACCCAAGAAACCGACGCACAAATTTCTTCAGCTCCAGAGATCACATTACAAAATTCTACAACTCAAGAGACCGTCAACACACCAATCTTGCAGAACAAGAAACAGAAAGCAGAACAGTTAATTGTACCAAATGCATTTCTTGCACCTAAATCACCATTTTCTATTGCTGTGCACTTTAAGTCATTTCTTGAAATtgatcccattttctcgaagaataattattattgtttatgTACCAATGCCGTTATCGATCCAGATTTAAGGATTGAATACTTTTCAGAGTTTAATCCTAGCACGCATTACATATTCTCATGCTATCAGGACCTTGATGCAAAGTTTTATCAATTCAACATCCACAACCAATGGGAAAAACTCAACGAAAAGCTAAGAGATGCTAGCCTAAGCTATCTGGGAACATTATTAGCTAAATCTATTCATGGCCAACAAACGATGAACAGTAATACTATAATTTGTAACCTGTACGCTGTTTTAGTTAACAGCATAATCGAAAAATCAGACCAAATCATTGCAGTTTCTTCGCCCCCAGTCCAACACACGTACAAGTTTAAAGAAGCTTTTCAACATGCGGATAAATCTTCAGCCTTAGGTAAAATTCGTGAAGTATTTCTCACGGAGTACAAAAAGCTTCTACCTAAAAACGAATCTAAAGACAACGATGTTTGGAACGATATTCGACAAAAAGGAATCAAGATGGACTTAGATTGTTCGATGGCGGCTATGGAAGATGCGTTCAACTCGATGAACAACCAAAACTCTTATTTCACAAAGGTTGATGAAAAAATTGCGCAGTTTTATTCCGAGTTTGTGTTGATTTGCACTCCTGATGAAGAAATACTTCGCCGTAACGCGAAGCAGCTTCTTGCCGAATTGACAGATATTGAATCGGACATTGTTTTTGATACTCTGTGTACTTCAATATTTGAAGTCTTGAAATACAAAGAAGTGTTAGAAATAAACTCAAACTATGTGAAtacgacatttcaaaaactgAAACGCAACATTTTTTACACTCAATTGAAAACATCAACCAAGGAATACATCGCAACGTTAGAGCAAAAGTATCCTCATGGTTTAATCGATCACAAATGGTTGGAAAGTTCTTGCTTCTTCCAATTTCTTTGCAATAAATCTGCTTTTGGAACTTATCACTATCGTAGCTCGGTTGATTTGAATATCAGCGCTATGATCATACTAGAAACTCTGAACGTACTGCAAACTCaatgcttatttatttttgaatccAACTACCATCAAAGCAAAGCGTTGGAGGAAATTCTTGAAAATATCTTTGAATATAATGATTCAGGTCTGGGTTCGGTGCTGTACATAATTGTTGTTCTAGACATGCTCGTAATAGCCAATTACAATTCATTAGCTGAGATGACACGTCGTCttgaagaaaaactaaacaatcATAAGCATAGGCTCATAATCTTGTCGCCACTCACAGCGAAGGAAGAACCTTCGGAAAAATCTTTACTAGTACGTGATCTTACTCAAGAGGCACGAAACCAGATATTCCTGGACAACAATCAATTATACTTCTTTGGTTCATCCACTTCAATTGAAAGTATAGTACAAAAAACAGACAAGTTATCCTTTATGTTCAAAGTTTTGGATTATTACGCGGAAACAAAAGCTACCGATAGGACAAACGTTAATAGGCACAACTACGAAAAGATCAAATGCAGCTATATACAACGAGATGTTGAACCTTACTCTCCATCAAGAGCTCTTGTTGGCCATTCTAATCGGGAGatcaaaaaatgttttgaatatttaaaaggCTCAATTGGACATCAAACATACACTTTTGATGAAATGATTCACGCATTTCATGAGCCTGTTTGCAAACCAGTATATGAATCAGTACAATCAGCTCTagccgaaaaagaagaacaacatGACATTACCAATCTGTTTGATAACGAAAACAGGAATAAATGTAAGGTTCTCCTGAGCGAGGCTGGTTTTGGAAAGTCAACTTATTTCACTTGGCTTGCGTGGCGTATAGCGGATTCTCAACCATCACTGTTTGTCGTGAGACTAAACGCGAATGAATATTGTTCCATATTTGATAGATTAAAGGAAGATCAAAATCAGCTTAGCGATTCAAAGTTGATACAAATACTGTACCGTTTGGTTTCTCTCGCGCTTGCTGAACCAAACTTACTGCAAGAAGAAAGTAGAGAATTGGGCGCAAGCTTATTGTGCTTCTCCAATGGGCAAGTCGTGCTCGATGAGAGTAAAACAACATGTCTACCTTTCGAACAACTCTTTCTCTTGCGTCTATTCTGTAGCAAATTCAATGCAAAGCAACTAGTCCTGCTATTGGATGCGTATGATGAAATAGTTCCCGATTACACTGACATTGTAATCAAGTGCTTCGCAGGGTTCAGCAAGTTTGATGGAATACGTAACATCTATTTTTCGAGCCGGCCATACGAGTTTCAGGATGATTTTAAGAAAGCTATTACAAATTGTAGAATCTTCCAGCTGAAACCGTTTTCTCATTACCATCAAATACTATCGCTACACAAACATTTATTAAGCGAGGTGACCGAGTATGAGCATTTGGAAAACAACTTTCAACCAGCTGTGTTGAGCGCTGTGTATAGTACTTTAATCAATCGTTTGGACGATTTAGTAAGTGCGCCACTCTTACTGCATTTGGCAATTGACTCATTATTACCAATCATCAGGCAGCATATAAACTTTTCATCGAACACAATTTCCCGCCTGGTTTTTTCAAACGTCAAACTTCAATCATTCGAAATTATCAAGTCCTTTGTAgataaaaaattggaaatattACACATAGACAAATCCGAGTTGACCATGGCCGCAACTAAGAACATCCATGTTAAccgtaaaattaaacaattcaaCAAACAATTCGAACGAGTACACGCTATAATGGCAATATACGTATTATTCGATAAAAAATATGTCGATAAAATAGTATCCAAGCAAGAACTACTAGACATCATGGAAGAAATAGAGCAAGGAGATCAGAAGACCGGAATCATAGTcggatttaaaaataacattcCGCTCTTTGCTCATAAAACTTTTGCAGAGTATATGGCAGCTTTGTGGATATTCAAAAACCAGCATAAACTCAAAGATGATTCTTACTTCAAATCCCAAATGTTTTGGATGCGAGGCTTTGATAGAATACGCGAATTTTTCAATCAAATGGTTGTtagaaaaaatgataaaatggaCATTCACGTGGCTGTTATGAACAAATCGTTGGAAGAGGTTAAGGCGATAATTGAAAATGATGCTTCGCTCGTAACCGCCAGAGATTCTGGCGGTCGGATACCTCTGCTCTTAGCTTTGCAACACGATAACCATGACAtcatgctgctactgctggaaACGATGAGTTCGATCAATAAGATCGATCTGATTGATGCAAGAGATGATCTTTTCCACTGGAGGGCATTAGACTATGCTTTTGTCATGTGGAACAAAAATGCCATTAAAGCTCTTTTAGATTTCGGAGCAAGTATCAACATATCTACACTATGCGCACAACTGTTTTCAAACGATAACGACAATCTGTTGATACAAGCATATCATTATGTCAATCAATTAGCATCTGCTGAGGATCGCAAACACTTATCCGAATACACAGTGGATCATTTgttaaaggaaaggaaaattgacATAAACGATAAACGCGAACGTTTGGAGCAGTCAACAGCATTGCAGTATTGTATTGCGAAGAAAGCGTACGAACTATTTGAACAGTTTATTCTACATCTAGACAAGCCTGAGGAATATTTGTCTAGCATGGGAGACCAGCTCATCAAAGCCGCACTCGCCAAAAATGCGTACAACATTGTATGTTTTCTTGTCGATAAATTCGATTTGCATCCGCcaccaaaacagaacaaactcAGTCTGTGTGCAGCTCTACTATCAGCCATTGAGTTAGGTCGTATGAGATCATTTAAGATTTTTCTCGAGCAGTTGTGCCTTCTTCTGAACATCGAATGCGTTAGCGATACAACGATTGTTGTGGACGATGCCTTCGAAAACATCAAAACTAAATCATCCGACGAAGCTAATGACAAGTTTCCAAAGAGTTGCTGTGTACGAAAGTCCAAAACTGTATTATTACCGTTGCCAGAGTACAGCgacaaaaatgtttttgaGAAAGATCACCTTTTCGAAAGTCTTCTGGCCAGAGCAGCCCATGTGGGAAATGTGGCCATGATGAATTACGTCGtccaaaaaatccaaaaacccATTACTAATAGAACTATTGTCACGGTCATGCGTTTAATGCCCAAGGGTAAACGATTGATACATGATCAATCTATTAAGGCTCTCAAATTTCTGCTGCACCAAACAACCGATCTGGAGAGCATTGACGAGCATGGTCGAAATTTATTACACATGACCATACAAAATGGCTGTTTCTTCATGGTGCAGTGTTTGATCGAAGCCGACTTTGACCGCACAAtgatcaacaaaaacaacggATGGAATATTTTCCACTACATTGCAGCAAGTGAGTCAAGTCATAATAATAGGGCATTCAAGTTACTTGAGCTCTGTGAGTCATTAGAGCATTCAGATCTAATTCAGAGTGTCGATGTGGCTGGCAATAGTGTTTACGAGACGGCAATTATTCATAACAATTTTGACATTGCAAGAGACATGATTGAAACAACTTTTATTGATTCAGCAACATTTAGAAAAGAAGACTTTGTGCTAGGATCTGTTGAAAGACTTGTGGAAAAACTTGACGAATTCAAAACGGTtttggattattttaaatatttatttgaatttggaGATATTATGTGGATGAAAGCATACAGCACAATTCGAGCAAGCGTACTAGTTATATGA